The following coding sequences lie in one Enterococcus sp. 9E7_DIV0242 genomic window:
- a CDS encoding phosphomevalonate kinase, with amino-acid sequence MIEISAPGKLFISGEYAVVEPGHPAVIVAVDQFVTVTLEEAQDEGSIQSEQYRSIPVRWTRKNTELVLDIRENPFHYILAAIRLTEKYAQEQNASLTFYHLKVTSELDNANGRKYGLGSSGAVTVATVKALNEFYQLGLDNEKIFKLSALAHLAVQGNGSCGDIAASCYGGWIAFSTFDHPWVKEHLETLTLHELLNSHWPSLMIEPLPVPKQLRLLIGWTGSPASTSDLVDRVHRSKGDKELSYQSFLDESKACVTQMIHGFKTDDIRMIQTALRKNRALLLQLTDLTEVVIETPALKNLCDLAEQFGGAAKSSGAGGGDCGIVLFKQKSGILPLVSAWEKQAITPLPLHVYFYGGHTHEESKG; translated from the coding sequence ATGATTGAGATTTCAGCACCAGGTAAGCTGTTCATTTCAGGCGAATATGCCGTTGTTGAGCCTGGGCATCCTGCCGTAATCGTTGCAGTTGATCAATTCGTGACAGTTACGTTAGAGGAAGCACAGGACGAAGGCAGTATTCAATCTGAGCAATACCGCTCGATTCCTGTGCGATGGACCAGAAAAAATACTGAGCTAGTTTTAGATATTCGTGAAAATCCGTTTCATTATATTCTCGCCGCAATTCGTCTGACGGAGAAATATGCACAGGAACAGAATGCCTCACTCACTTTTTACCATTTAAAAGTAACTAGCGAACTCGATAATGCGAATGGTCGAAAATATGGACTAGGCTCAAGTGGGGCCGTTACTGTTGCTACTGTGAAGGCATTGAATGAGTTTTATCAACTGGGATTGGACAATGAGAAAATTTTCAAGCTGTCTGCGTTAGCACACTTGGCTGTCCAAGGAAATGGCTCTTGTGGGGATATTGCTGCCAGCTGTTATGGTGGTTGGATTGCATTCTCTACCTTTGATCATCCCTGGGTTAAAGAGCATTTAGAGACGCTGACACTTCACGAGCTACTGAATAGCCACTGGCCAAGCCTGATGATCGAACCTCTTCCTGTTCCCAAGCAGCTTAGACTGTTGATTGGGTGGACAGGGAGTCCGGCTTCAACTTCGGATTTGGTAGATCGTGTTCACCGTTCTAAAGGTGATAAAGAATTGTCCTATCAGTCATTTTTAGATGAAAGTAAAGCCTGTGTTACACAAATGATTCATGGCTTTAAGACAGACGACATTCGGATGATCCAAACAGCATTAAGAAAAAATCGTGCATTATTGCTCCAGCTTACGGACTTGACCGAAGTGGTCATTGAAACACCTGCGCTTAAGAACCTTTGCGATTTGGCGGAACAATTTGGCGGAGCAGCGAAGTCATCCGGTGCTGGTGGTGGGGATTGCGGCATCGTACTATTCAAACAAAAATCAGGTATTTTGCCTTTAGTCAGCGCTTGGGAGAAGCAAGCCATCACCCCTTTACCATTGCATGTCTATTTTTACGGAGGTCATACACATGAAGAATCGAAAGGATGA
- the fni gene encoding type 2 isopentenyl-diphosphate Delta-isomerase — MKNRKDEHLSLAKAFHKERENDFDRVRFVHHSFPETDMETVDISTAFLGFTFPQPFYINAMTGGSEKTKEVNRQLGIIAKETGVLIATGSVSAAVKSPELVDSFAVIREENPKGVIFANIGAGASLEEAKRAVQLAQADGLQIHVNAPQELVMPEGDHQFSSWLESIEAIIAGIQLPVIVKEVGFGMSSETIDKLHQIGATAVDVSGQGGTSFTQIENARRKKRELDFLSDWGQSTILSLLESVSHQKDMTVLASGGIRQSLDIVKCLSLGAKSVGIAGTILNELLTNGLDETIQLIRQWESELKMLYTLLGKSKTADLLTTDLIFERSIIDWCESRGIAWQHYAQRT, encoded by the coding sequence ATGAAGAATCGAAAGGATGAACATCTATCTCTAGCGAAAGCTTTTCATAAAGAACGAGAAAATGATTTTGATCGTGTCCGTTTTGTACATCATTCGTTTCCCGAAACGGACATGGAAACCGTAGATATTTCTACTGCTTTTCTAGGTTTTACCTTCCCCCAACCCTTTTACATCAATGCGATGACTGGCGGCAGTGAAAAAACCAAAGAGGTCAACCGGCAGCTGGGGATCATTGCTAAAGAAACTGGGGTATTGATTGCGACTGGCTCTGTCAGTGCAGCAGTGAAGAGTCCGGAGCTTGTCGATTCATTTGCTGTCATACGTGAAGAAAACCCAAAAGGGGTGATTTTTGCAAATATTGGTGCTGGAGCGTCCTTAGAAGAAGCGAAGCGAGCTGTTCAGCTCGCTCAAGCGGATGGGCTCCAAATCCACGTCAACGCACCTCAGGAACTTGTTATGCCTGAGGGAGACCATCAGTTCAGCAGCTGGTTAGAGTCTATTGAAGCCATCATTGCCGGAATCCAACTTCCGGTAATTGTTAAAGAAGTTGGCTTTGGTATGAGTAGCGAAACGATCGACAAGCTTCACCAGATCGGTGCCACCGCTGTTGATGTCAGTGGTCAAGGCGGAACCAGCTTTACTCAAATCGAAAACGCACGTCGGAAAAAACGGGAGTTGGACTTCCTATCTGACTGGGGACAATCAACTATCCTTTCGCTACTAGAGTCCGTCAGTCACCAAAAAGATATGACTGTTCTAGCCTCCGGCGGCATTCGACAATCGCTTGATATCGTCAAATGCTTAAGCTTAGGTGCCAAAAGTGTTGGGATTGCAGGAACTATTTTGAATGAACTTCTTACTAACGGCTTAGATGAAACGATCCAGCTAATCAGACAATGGGAAAGTGAACTGAAGATGCTTTACACCTTGTTAGGAAAAAGTAAAACTGCTGATTTGCTGACAACAGATCTTATTTTCGAGCGTTCTATCATTGATTGGTGTGAAAGCCGTGGCATCGCTTGGCAGCACTATGCCCAACGAACATAA
- a CDS encoding glycoside hydrolase family 1 protein: MSGFPKDFLWGGATAANQFEGAFLEDGKGWSTADTARYIKENGTDIHAITKPMTTADVKAAMEDKEGIYPKRHGIDFYHHYKEDIALFAEMGFKTFRLSISWPRIFPKGNESEPNEAGLAFYDKVFDELLKYGIEPLVTISHYEFPLELAFEQNGWESRETIAAFEKYARVLFNRYKNKVKYWLTFNEINIIGMTGYLSGGILADKTENMLQAQFQAAHHQFVASALAVKACHEIIPDAKIGCMLARMEAYPDTCNPMDVMESIYNDHTNLFYSDVQIRGYYPSYMNKFFRDNNIVIKKEAGDDELLREGTVDYMSFSYYMSSIATHEKDEDQVGGNLLGSKKNPYLKASDWGWQIDPVGLRVTLHKLYDRYQIPLYIVENGLGAKDVVEADGSIHDAYRIDYLRDHIKEMETAIDEGVELMGYTPWGCIDLVSASTSEMSKRYGFIYVDLDDEGKGTLARSKKDSFDWYKKVIASNGADLA; encoded by the coding sequence ATGAGTGGATTTCCTAAGGATTTTTTATGGGGTGGCGCAACAGCTGCCAATCAGTTTGAAGGGGCATTTCTAGAAGACGGTAAAGGCTGGTCAACAGCTGATACAGCTCGCTATATCAAAGAAAATGGCACAGATATCCATGCCATCACCAAACCAATGACGACTGCTGATGTTAAAGCAGCGATGGAGGATAAAGAGGGCATTTACCCGAAACGACACGGAATCGATTTTTATCATCATTATAAAGAAGATATTGCTCTGTTTGCAGAAATGGGCTTCAAAACGTTTCGTTTATCGATTTCGTGGCCAAGAATTTTTCCGAAAGGCAATGAGAGCGAGCCAAATGAAGCAGGACTAGCTTTCTATGATAAGGTCTTTGATGAGCTGTTAAAATATGGTATTGAACCATTAGTAACGATTTCTCATTATGAGTTTCCATTAGAATTAGCATTTGAGCAAAATGGCTGGGAAAGTCGTGAAACGATTGCTGCGTTTGAAAAATATGCACGCGTGCTATTTAATCGTTATAAGAATAAAGTGAAATATTGGCTAACCTTCAATGAAATCAATATTATCGGTATGACGGGTTATTTAAGTGGGGGGATATTGGCTGACAAAACAGAGAATATGCTTCAGGCGCAGTTTCAGGCAGCGCATCATCAATTTGTGGCCAGTGCATTAGCTGTGAAGGCTTGTCATGAAATTATTCCGGATGCAAAAATTGGTTGTATGCTGGCACGAATGGAAGCTTATCCTGATACCTGCAACCCAATGGACGTTATGGAAAGTATTTATAATGATCATACGAATCTATTTTATTCAGATGTGCAGATTCGTGGCTACTACCCAAGCTACATGAACAAGTTCTTCCGAGACAACAACATTGTGATCAAAAAAGAAGCAGGTGACGACGAGTTACTTAGAGAGGGGACCGTTGACTATATGTCCTTCAGCTATTACATGAGCAGTATTGCTACCCATGAGAAAGATGAGGATCAAGTTGGTGGGAACCTATTAGGGTCGAAGAAAAATCCTTACTTGAAAGCAAGCGACTGGGGCTGGCAGATCGATCCTGTCGGGTTGCGTGTGACCTTGCATAAATTGTATGACCGTTACCAAATCCCTTTGTATATTGTAGAAAATGGATTGGGAGCGAAGGATGTTGTTGAAGCAGATGGTAGCATTCATGATGCGTATCGTATTGATTATTTGCGTGACCATATCAAAGAGATGGAAACAGCAATCGATGAAGGTGTAGAGCTGATGGGTTACACACCTTGGGGCTGTATAGACCTAGTCAGTGCAAGTACAAGTGAGATGTCTAAGCGTTATGGCTTCATCTATGTTGATTTGGATGATGAAGGCAAAGGGACTTTGGCACGCTCGAAAAAAGATTCCTTTGATTGGTATAAGAAAGTTATTGCCAGCAATGGAGCGGATCTAGCGTAG
- a CDS encoding MurR/RpiR family transcriptional regulator → MFDIFDFLTYLNTHGKNTTYSKIIIFLLTNTKEIPNLTISEIADRCFVSPATLTRFSRKFHFSSFADLRDGLQVLNGFTPYSGLRMNEKDFHLLQKDPKSYLISYSEEITASIQDVLQTIDIDEIDQLLHDIHQASEVVLIGYSSTLELAKEVQTAFLSSKKILYIGETEELQKELIDQLDKNALIIAISSYGTLLTKNHELMRKISQSPANSIFITQNTKNTLTNQFTQTIRVTQENYVQIGTYPLTFFFDYFTRRYASLFEP, encoded by the coding sequence ATGTTCGATATTTTTGATTTTTTAACTTATTTAAATACACATGGAAAAAATACGACTTATTCCAAAATCATCATTTTTCTTCTTACTAATACAAAAGAAATTCCTAATTTAACCATCTCAGAAATCGCCGACAGGTGCTTTGTCTCACCAGCAACCTTGACGCGCTTCAGCCGAAAATTCCACTTCTCTTCTTTTGCTGATTTAAGAGATGGATTGCAGGTGTTGAATGGATTTACGCCATACAGTGGATTGCGTATGAATGAAAAAGATTTTCACTTGCTTCAAAAAGATCCAAAGTCTTATTTAATCTCCTATAGTGAAGAAATTACGGCTTCTATTCAAGATGTCCTTCAAACGATTGATATCGATGAAATCGATCAACTGTTGCATGATATCCATCAAGCATCGGAAGTCGTTCTGATTGGCTACAGCTCGACACTTGAATTAGCAAAAGAGGTACAGACCGCCTTTCTTTCCAGCAAAAAAATTCTCTACATAGGAGAAACAGAGGAGCTGCAAAAAGAGCTGATCGATCAATTAGACAAGAATGCATTGATTATTGCCATTTCTTCGTACGGTACACTGCTTACAAAGAACCATGAACTGATGCGCAAAATCAGTCAAAGTCCAGCTAATTCGATTTTTATCACGCAAAACACAAAAAATACCTTGACCAATCAATTTACTCAAACAATCCGGGTAACCCAAGAAAATTATGTACAAATCGGTACCTATCCTCTGACCTTCTTCTTTGACTACTTTACCCGCAGGTATGCCAGCTTATTTGAACCATAA
- a CDS encoding GNAT family N-acetyltransferase, translating to MRKKIIMKRALYTEMQSNEKLLEQLVSLETVSSQQQQKLAQLLWESFHGSIDDLGETPEEMAVETEEILAGKYGEFLGKHSYVYVEKSTNQFLGCALVSFFREIPLIIYVSVLPEARGRNLSTTILNQTLQSLASEYEAAYLVVKDGNIPAEKIYDRLGFEAVGNDWDHVLNETTVGREKMNNVQLKPVTQETIDACLALKVMDDQEHFVAPVAKSLAYAYVNQEYCRPFGIYDGEKLVGYVSTIYDPSDGMYCIWHMLIDKEEQGKGYGIAGLERVIAYFQSAPFGKGTSIGLSCDEHNQRALNVYHKLGFKENGEKDDEGEVILIRSL from the coding sequence TTGAGAAAGAAAATTATTATGAAAAGAGCACTGTATACAGAAATGCAGTCTAACGAAAAGCTGCTGGAACAGTTGGTTAGTTTGGAAACTGTATCGAGTCAACAGCAGCAAAAGCTTGCTCAGTTATTGTGGGAATCTTTTCATGGGTCAATCGATGATCTGGGAGAGACGCCGGAAGAGATGGCAGTAGAGACGGAAGAAATATTGGCTGGAAAATATGGCGAATTCCTTGGCAAGCATTCTTATGTTTATGTAGAGAAATCAACGAATCAATTTCTTGGCTGTGCCTTGGTCAGTTTCTTTCGCGAAATTCCATTGATCATTTATGTTTCAGTGCTTCCGGAAGCACGTGGCAGGAATCTTTCAACGACAATTCTAAATCAAACGTTACAGTCATTGGCATCAGAGTATGAAGCAGCTTACCTTGTTGTGAAAGATGGAAATATACCTGCAGAAAAGATTTATGATCGTCTTGGTTTTGAGGCCGTGGGTAACGATTGGGATCACGTATTAAATGAAACGACAGTCGGAAGGGAAAAAATGAATAATGTTCAACTCAAACCAGTAACACAGGAAACTATCGATGCCTGCCTGGCTTTAAAAGTAATGGATGACCAGGAGCATTTTGTTGCTCCGGTAGCTAAAAGCTTAGCCTATGCTTATGTTAATCAGGAGTATTGTCGACCGTTTGGCATCTACGATGGAGAAAAGCTTGTCGGATATGTATCGACGATTTATGATCCTTCAGATGGCATGTATTGTATCTGGCATATGTTGATTGATAAAGAGGAACAGGGGAAAGGATATGGCATTGCAGGGTTGGAACGGGTCATTGCTTATTTCCAATCTGCACCATTTGGCAAAGGAACCAGCATCGGCTTATCCTGTGATGAACACAACCAGCGGGCCTTGAATGTGTATCATAAGCTTGGCTTTAAAGAAAATGGAGAGAAGGATGATGAAGGAGAGGTTATCTTGATTCGTTCGCTGTAA